In a single window of the Deinococcus aetherius genome:
- a CDS encoding cytochrome c-type biogenesis protein: MTRSVVSGQWSVVRGLLALVLGLLLSVSLALTPDQEARARYVGSNLRCPICTGVPITESTNDISREMLRDVREQVAAGRSDREIYGYFAARYGNFVLLDPPKEGSNLLLWGAPLLALAGGGAVLWGFLRKRNAAVSAPEAVTEEPFDPFLAQVRRETRRDDQAGGGA; this comes from the coding sequence GTGACGCGGTCAGTGGTCAGTGGTCAGTGGTCAGTGGTGCGGGGGCTTCTCGCCCTCGTCCTGGGTCTGCTGCTGTCCGTCTCGCTCGCCCTGACGCCGGATCAGGAGGCGCGGGCGCGTTACGTCGGGTCGAACCTGCGCTGCCCGATCTGCACCGGGGTGCCGATCACGGAGAGCACGAACGACATCAGCCGCGAGATGCTGCGCGACGTGCGCGAGCAGGTGGCGGCGGGGCGCAGCGACCGGGAGATTTACGGCTACTTCGCGGCGCGGTACGGGAACTTCGTGCTCCTCGACCCGCCCAAGGAGGGGAGCAACCTCTTGCTGTGGGGCGCTCCCCTGCTCGCGCTGGCGGGAGGTGGCGCGGTGCTGTGGGGCTTTCTGCGGAAGCGGAACGCCGCCGTGTCTGCCCCGGAAGCAGTGACCGAGGAGCCCTTCGACCCCTTCCTCGCCCAGGTGCGGCGCGAGACCCGGCGCGACGACCAGGCGGGAGGTGGGGCGTGA
- a CDS encoding c-type cytochrome, whose product MIFGLTLFVLVVLAALWLVVQPLRGSVPADPDAPERARLTAERDRLYAELSNLPDEARRPDFERRAALTLRSLDALPPAPPPRERGGRTRTLALTGLALAALVTAAGAVTLVPRWQLASLGAGEAQDVRDVLALPGLRRKAEATGDKGAYLAWGRAAFDSARYAQAVIAYGNALKLDPRQPEALRRLGILLLTRPDAQGQGAQQPSPEEARQAFRLIQAAAGLAPNEPESQLLLGFALARFGQDQGALTALERYRTLDPRGRDADELITAIRARQNETDPGLGVYAANCASCHGPNGQGGLGPNLRASTLSREALRGVIVNGKGAMPAYPNLKPDELNALLDVLERWQKEGQ is encoded by the coding sequence GTGATCTTCGGGCTCACCCTCTTCGTCCTCGTCGTCCTGGCGGCGCTGTGGCTCGTCGTGCAGCCGCTGCGGGGCAGTGTGCCCGCCGACCCGGACGCCCCGGAGCGTGCCCGGCTGACCGCCGAGCGTGACCGGCTGTACGCGGAACTGTCGAACCTGCCCGACGAGGCGCGGCGCCCCGACTTTGAGCGCCGCGCGGCGCTGACCCTGCGCTCCCTCGACGCCCTGCCGCCCGCCCCGCCCCCCCGGGAACGGGGCGGACGGACCCGCACGCTCGCGCTGACGGGACTCGCCCTGGCCGCGCTCGTGACCGCTGCCGGGGCGGTGACCCTCGTGCCGCGCTGGCAGCTCGCCTCCCTCGGGGCGGGCGAGGCGCAGGACGTGCGCGACGTGCTCGCGCTGCCGGGGCTGCGCAGGAAGGCGGAGGCGACCGGGGACAAGGGCGCGTACCTCGCCTGGGGCCGGGCCGCCTTCGACTCGGCGCGGTACGCGCAGGCGGTGATCGCCTACGGCAACGCCCTGAAGCTCGACCCCCGGCAGCCCGAGGCCCTGCGGCGGCTGGGCATCCTGCTCCTCACCCGGCCCGACGCGCAGGGGCAGGGGGCGCAACAACCCTCGCCCGAGGAGGCGCGGCAGGCCTTCCGCCTGATTCAGGCGGCGGCGGGGCTCGCCCCCAACGAGCCCGAGTCGCAACTCCTCCTGGGCTTCGCGCTCGCCCGCTTCGGGCAGGACCAGGGCGCGCTGACGGCGCTCGAACGCTACCGGACCCTCGACCCCAGGGGGCGCGACGCCGACGAGCTGATCACCGCCATCCGCGCCCGGCAGAACGAAACCGACCCCGGGCTGGGGGTCTACGCGGCCAACTGCGCGAGCTGCCACGGCCCGAACGGTCAGGGCGGCCTGGGCCCCAACCTGCGGGCTTCCACCCTGTCGCGCGAGGCGTTGCGGGGCGTGATCGTGAACGGCAAGGGCGCCATGCCCGCCTACCCGAACCTGAAGCCCGACGAGCTGAACGCCCTGCTCGACGTGCTGGAGCGGTGGCAGAAAGAAGGCCAGTGA